In a single window of the Solea senegalensis isolate Sse05_10M linkage group LG1, IFAPA_SoseM_1, whole genome shotgun sequence genome:
- the rnf6 gene encoding E3 ubiquitin-protein ligase RNF6 — translation MEPPGGGDERQRQAERLRREEAYYHFINELSEEEYRLMRDGNLLGTPGEVTAEELRQRLDGAKERVSSQPRTEQRSQTADSGEQQSSSGEGEERGAVGRRGAGGTEPGTETSNGDSLLEWLNTFRRTGNATRSGQSGNQTWRAVSRTNPNSGEFRFSLEININHDQPEPGEHNDTADTAELPVTAPNTTSPSLHTASSFTNPRPSAISRPAPYPSSRPALSRRMQTRRTRTSTATLSMSPPALPAPEPLQAAAQRRGGTLHSLAPPSTVPNLPLEQTTPSQHQALNSEAEQGRDNIAASIDCPRVSPQSGSQAPAVGHESRGSRTRSRGRARRAAAGGGVSSRLSRRSRSPLHRIPITSTPPSSSGGSGSSINTVEPSNGTSSVSMETGAAVAEPAALTEPAVESGERDGESHVVGAGSSAARRHPTIMLDLQVRRIRPGENRDRDSIASRTRSRARVAENTVTFESDSGGFRRTISRSERAGIRTYVSTIRIPLRRISETGLGEPNSTALRSILRQIMTGFGELSSLMETEADSGTIAPSHADAIGTNSNATPASRLHSNESIVGQVGTGGVNQERVGLVGGEEDQGGQARLGGGGVVSTTEARAASRDTNNLVENGTLPILRLAHFFLLNDEEDDEHPRGLTKEQIDNLSTRTYGQASLEGEVGRACSVCINEYAQGNKLRRLPCSHEFHIHCIDRWLSENNTCPICRQPILTVHHD, via the exons ATGGAACCTCCTGGTGGGGGAGATGAACGGCAGAGGCAGGCAGAGCGTCTTCGGCGGGAGGAGGCATATTATCACTTCATCAATGAATTGAGTGAAGAGGAGTATCGCTTAATGAGAGATGGCAACCTGCTAGGCACACCTG GGGAAGTGACTGCTGAAGAGCTGCGGCAGCGTCTTGATGGAGCAAAAGAGCGTGTTTCCTCTCAGCCTCGTACTGAGCAACGCTCACAGACTGCAGATTCTGGGGAACAGCAGAGCAGTAGTGGTGAGGGAGAAGAGCGAGGGGCTGTAGGTCGACGAGGGGCAG gagGCACAGAGCCTGGAACAGAAACATCTAATGGTGACTCATTGCTGGAGTGGCTGAACACTTTCAGACGTACTGGTAATGCTACTCGCAGTGGACAGAGTGGCAACCAGACATGGCGTGCTGTCAGTCGGACCAACCCCAACAGTGGAGAATTCCGCTTTAGCCTGGAGATCAACATCAACCATGATCAGCCAGAACCAGGGGAACATAATgacactgcagacactgcagagcTGCCTGTGACTGCCCCAAATACAACCTCACCCTCTCTACATACTGCTTCCTCCTTCACCAACCCTCGTCCTTCAGCCATTTCAAGGCCAGCTCCATACCCTTCTTCTCGTCCTGCCCTCAGTAGAAGGATGCAGACACGGCGTACACGCACCAGTACTGCCACTCTTTCTATGAGCCCCCCTGCACTTCCTGCACCAGAGCCACTGCAAGCTGCTGCCCAGAGAAGAGGTGGCACTTTGCACTCTTTAGCACCACCCTCCACTGTTCCTAACCTTCCTCTGGAACAAACTACACCATCACAACATCAAGCCCTCAATTCAGAAGCAGAGCAGGGACGTGATAATATAGCTGCTTCTATAGACTGTCCCCGTGTATCACCTCAGTCTGGGTCTCAGGCACCAGCTGTAGGACATGAATCACGTGGCAGTCGGACTCGATCGCGTGGTCGTGCACGTAGGGCTGCTGCAGGGGGTGGGGTTTCATCTCGCTTGTCCAGGCGAAGCCGTTCTCCCTTGCACAGAATACCTATCACTTCCACTCCACCATCCAGCAGTGGTGGCAGTGGCTCTAGCATCAACACTGTTGAGCCAAGCAATGGCACAAGctctgtttccatggagacgGGAGCTGCTGTGGCAGAACCTGCAGCTCTAACAGAGCCAGCTGTAGAGTCAGGAGAACGTGATGGTGAATCACACGTTGTAGGAGCAGGAAGTTCAGCAGCGCGACGGCACCCAACTATCATGTTGGACCTGCAGGTGAGAAGGATTCGACCCGGTGAAAACCGTGATCGGGACAGCATTGCCAGCAGAACACGATCACGTGCGCGGGTTGCTGAGAACACTGTCACATTTGAAAGTGATAGTGGTGGATTTAGACGTACCATTTCCCGCTCTGAGCGCGCTGGGATCCGCACCTATGTGAGCACTATCCGGATTCCACTGAGGCGCATCAGTGAGACAGGGCTGGGGGAACCAAACTCCACTGCACTGCGTTCCATCTTGCGCCAGATTATGACTGGTTTTGGGGAGCTGAGCTCCCTAATGGAGACTGAGGCTGATTCTGGAACTATTGCACCTAGTCATGCAGATGCTATTGGCACAAATAGTAACGCTACCCCAGCCAGTCGTCTGCATTCAAATGAGAGTATAGTTGGCCAGGTTGGCACAGGTGGGGTAAATCAAGAGAGGGTGGGGCTGGTTGGAGGTGAGGAGGACCAGGGTGGGCAGGCCAGactcggaggaggaggagtagtgAGCACCACAGAAGCACGGGCCGCCAGCAGAGACACCAACAACCTGGTAGAAAACGGTACTCTACCCATCCTGCGGCTGGCACATTTCTTCCTACTTAATGATGAAGAGGATGACGAACACCCCCGGGGCCTGACCAAAGAGCAGATTGACAATCTATCCACTCGTACCTATGGTCAGGCCAGTCTGGAGGGGGAGGTGGGTCGAGCTTGCAGCGTCTGCATCAATGAGTACGCCCAAGGCAACAAGCTGCGCCGCCTCCCCTGTTCTCATGAATTCCACATCCACTGCATCGATCGCTGGCTCTCTGAAAACAACACCTGCCCCATTTGCAGGCAGCCCATACTCACGGTGCATCATGACTGA